The sequence below is a genomic window from Lepus europaeus isolate LE1 chromosome 9, mLepTim1.pri, whole genome shotgun sequence.
TCACAATAAAACTTgccaaggaaaacaaaaacaaaaaaagcaattttgaaaataaatacagtCCATGCCAAAGTAGTATAAAATGAAGCTAGAAGTcctcaaaaagaaaacatttttcttccccagtattttttctttttaaatggtttCTTGAAATTGATGACTTTCAAATTCAAGGGTTGCTGAGCTGTTCTGATTTGGCTCCTTTGGTATCTGTTTTTTCACTACTGCTATCCTTGGATTTATCTTCTTCCTTAACATCTGCTTTTTtgtcctctgtttctttcttgtcttcttcaattctagctttctttgcTCCTTTTTTATGATCTGATACATTTCTACGACCTCCTTCTCCTTCATCTTCAGAATCTGAGAATTCTTCATCACAAGCTATCCGCTTGTCTGATGCTCGAATAGAAATTCTCTTGTCTGGGTCTTCTCCATCTTCATCTCCACTATCTTCATGGACAGCATCTTCAGGAATAGCTTGCATTTGGACACCAGGTGCATGAGGTAACATTCGCAAATTTTCAAATAAACGCTGTTTTATCTTTTCCATGTACTCTGGAGTGTTCTGGTTTGTCATGTTTGAAGGGCTAATATGCAGTTTGAAGTCTGGTCCAAAATACTCAAAGTAATCATTATATGTCTTTCCAATCTTAAAGAGACTTTTTCCTTCCAGTGGGTaagaagggagaaaaaaacctaTCACTCTTGCAAGTGT
It includes:
- the LOC133766252 gene encoding histone deacetylase 2-like, whose translation is MISSSMKLEYRQIIGGEGHQVTKGKSLFKIGKTYNDYFEYFGPDFKLHISPSNMTNQNTPEYMEKIKQRLFENLRMLPHAPGVQMQAIPEDAVHEDSGDEDGEDPDKRISIRASDKRIACDEEFSDSEDEGEGGRRNVSDHKKGAKKARIEEDKKETEDKKADVKEEDKSKDSSSEKTDTKGAKSEQLSNP